A section of the Cryobacterium soli genome encodes:
- a CDS encoding low temperature requirement protein A, translated as MSTAPPTVVSHADSTRATPLELFFDLVYVFAFTQVTHLMAEGENVRSILGGLAVLGVLWWSWASHAWLANQQATDRGAVRVGILVAIAIVLVLSIAIPEVYPDEGGTVFGTLLFSISFVVLSLVYTAANLVAARHDPALRGQVLRTMIITIVPVAAALIGGALLGGTAQLALWLAAVAIEGVTVFVTSQGGHWQLPSAAHYAERHGLVVILALGESIISIGLAASHAPLSVGAVLASLMAASIALGMWWIYFGRLSETAEHHIDALTGHRRIRTATIGTYLHFGIVTGILLASLGMGGAIEHIGVGHPLNSFTWVALGTGLAVFLASAAAYSCVTRSPQQNLSTQLKERS; from the coding sequence ATGTCCACAGCACCACCCACCGTTGTCAGTCACGCCGATTCGACCAGGGCAACACCGCTTGAGCTCTTCTTCGACCTCGTCTACGTGTTCGCATTCACCCAGGTAACGCACCTCATGGCCGAGGGCGAAAACGTGCGGAGCATACTGGGTGGGCTTGCGGTGCTTGGCGTTCTGTGGTGGTCGTGGGCATCCCACGCCTGGCTCGCGAACCAGCAGGCCACAGACCGGGGAGCGGTAAGAGTCGGCATTCTCGTTGCTATCGCTATCGTTCTCGTACTCTCTATCGCGATTCCGGAGGTGTACCCGGACGAGGGCGGAACCGTTTTTGGGACGCTGCTGTTTTCAATCAGCTTCGTCGTGCTTTCCCTCGTTTACACCGCCGCAAATTTGGTGGCCGCCCGGCACGATCCCGCTCTGCGTGGCCAGGTACTTCGCACCATGATCATCACGATCGTTCCCGTCGCCGCGGCGCTGATCGGAGGAGCTCTTCTCGGCGGAACCGCGCAGCTGGCTCTCTGGCTCGCCGCGGTCGCCATCGAGGGGGTGACGGTGTTCGTGACCTCGCAGGGCGGACACTGGCAGTTGCCGTCCGCTGCGCACTACGCGGAGCGCCATGGCCTCGTCGTGATTCTCGCCCTCGGCGAATCGATAATCTCTATCGGCTTGGCAGCCTCTCACGCGCCTCTGTCCGTGGGCGCCGTCCTGGCATCGTTGATGGCCGCCAGCATCGCCCTGGGCATGTGGTGGATCTACTTCGGACGCCTCTCCGAAACCGCTGAACACCACATCGACGCCCTGACGGGGCATCGCCGGATCAGGACCGCGACCATCGGAACGTACCTGCACTTCGGGATTGTTACCGGCATCCTCCTCGCCTCGCTGGGAATGGGCGGCGCCATCGAGCACATCGGCGTCGGGCACCCCCTCAACTCGTTCACATGGGTGGCTTTGGGCACAGGGCTCGCCGTGTTCCTCGCCTCGGCCGCCGCCTACTCCTGCGTCACTCGATCACCACAGCAGAACCTTTCGACCCAACTCAAGGAGCGCTCATGA
- a CDS encoding putative quinol monooxygenase — MLTKALLVRLEALPGKELELSDFLKNARAIVMDEPGTVAWFAIQFGPSTFGVYDVFPDDEARDAHLAGGVGQALGPNTGVLFSEPQIEKIDILAEKVPG; from the coding sequence ATGTTGACCAAAGCCCTCTTGGTGCGTCTCGAGGCCCTGCCGGGCAAGGAGTTAGAACTGTCCGACTTCCTCAAGAATGCACGTGCGATCGTGATGGATGAGCCGGGCACCGTCGCCTGGTTCGCCATCCAGTTCGGCCCGTCGACCTTCGGCGTGTACGACGTCTTCCCCGATGACGAAGCGCGCGATGCCCACCTCGCCGGGGGTGTCGGCCAAGCACTCGGGCCGAACACTGGAGTCCTGTTCTCCGAACCGCAGATCGAGAAGATCGACATTCTCGCTGAGAAGGTCCCGGGCTAG
- a CDS encoding aldo/keto reductase: MSTPTIRAVSLPDAGTVPALGLGTWYMGERPDRRPTELAALRTGIENGLTLIDTAEMYGDGAAEELVSEAIAGQRDSIYLVSKVVPSHATRRGTVEACQASLRRLGTDYLDMYLLHWRGRVPLAETVAGFEELVQAGLIRSWGVSNFDTDDLDQLASVPGGARAQTDQVLYNLARRGPEYDLLPRCRQAGIPLMAYSPVDHGRLLEHPTVREMAGAKEVTPAQLALAWVLRLPEVFAIVKASTPARVAENRAAIEISFSTNELKQLDQIFPPPSSKEPLEML; the protein is encoded by the coding sequence ATGAGTACACCAACCATCCGTGCCGTGTCTCTGCCCGACGCAGGCACCGTCCCGGCCCTGGGTCTGGGCACCTGGTACATGGGCGAGCGACCCGACCGGCGCCCGACGGAGTTAGCCGCCCTGCGCACAGGCATCGAGAACGGCTTGACGCTGATCGACACTGCCGAGATGTACGGCGACGGCGCCGCGGAGGAGCTCGTCAGCGAGGCTATCGCGGGACAGCGAGACAGTATCTACCTCGTCAGCAAGGTCGTGCCCAGCCACGCCACACGACGAGGGACGGTGGAAGCCTGCCAGGCCAGTCTGCGGCGGTTGGGCACCGACTACCTCGACATGTACCTGCTGCACTGGCGCGGACGAGTGCCGCTGGCCGAAACGGTGGCGGGGTTCGAAGAACTAGTGCAGGCGGGGCTGATACGCAGCTGGGGCGTCAGCAATTTCGACACCGATGACCTCGACCAACTGGCCTCGGTGCCGGGCGGAGCGCGGGCGCAGACCGATCAGGTGCTCTACAACCTCGCCCGCCGCGGACCTGAGTACGACCTTCTTCCGAGATGCCGCCAGGCTGGGATTCCGTTGATGGCCTACTCCCCGGTCGACCACGGCCGATTGCTCGAACACCCCACGGTCCGCGAAATGGCCGGCGCAAAGGAAGTAACCCCAGCTCAGTTGGCGCTGGCCTGGGTGCTTAGGCTTCCCGAAGTCTTTGCCATCGTGAAAGCCTCCACTCCGGCACGGGTGGCGGAGAATCGCGCTGCGATAGAGATCAGCTTCAGTACCAACGAGCTGAAACAGCTCGACCAGATCTTCCCACCGCCGTCTAGCAAGGAGCCGCTGGAAATGCTCTGA
- a CDS encoding low temperature requirement protein A has product MFGATSLMRSATSEDRVTRLELFFDLVFVFALSQLSHHLLEYPSWVGAGETFVLLLAVYKVWVYTTWSATLLDTSRLEVQWMLLIVMLVTLFMNASIGSAFGDFGWLFAASYLLAQLGRGAWMLTVGLDRTTHDHFVRTLIWGCLSAPFWIAGVFFAPGPRLIFWSVAAAIDLSGHMLAHRLPGRKTEGSRVPLTGERIFERFGLFYLIALGETILSTGLAIAGNLEDPLIFLTGTVGLAGSVAIWWCYFHGLEQEILEKLDSVDDQFRPGILAGNTLVILLAGLILVAVGDQLVISDPAVRPDLATVLFLFGGPALFLAGRGFFIRQVLGQRQPSDLAGIGALVLLANLSFLLPAFVAAIGAVLPLIGVAVSDTVNRRRRTRQGAP; this is encoded by the coding sequence ATGTTCGGTGCCACGTCGCTGATGCGTTCCGCAACCTCCGAAGACCGGGTCACGCGCCTTGAGCTATTCTTCGATCTGGTCTTTGTCTTCGCGCTATCGCAGCTGTCCCACCATTTGCTGGAGTATCCCTCATGGGTGGGGGCCGGTGAAACATTTGTGCTTCTTCTTGCGGTCTATAAGGTGTGGGTGTACACGACCTGGTCGGCTACATTGCTGGACACTTCGCGGCTTGAGGTGCAGTGGATGCTGCTGATCGTCATGCTTGTCACACTGTTCATGAACGCCTCAATCGGCTCAGCGTTTGGTGACTTCGGCTGGCTCTTTGCTGCGAGCTATCTCCTGGCCCAGCTGGGCCGGGGTGCGTGGATGCTCACTGTCGGACTTGACCGGACCACCCACGACCATTTCGTGCGCACACTGATCTGGGGGTGTTTGAGCGCCCCGTTTTGGATTGCCGGCGTCTTCTTCGCTCCGGGGCCGCGTTTGATCTTCTGGAGTGTCGCTGCCGCGATCGATCTGAGCGGCCATATGCTGGCCCACCGGTTGCCGGGCCGTAAAACCGAAGGAAGCCGGGTCCCGCTCACGGGAGAGAGGATCTTTGAGCGGTTCGGGTTGTTCTACCTGATCGCGCTCGGCGAGACGATCCTTTCAACCGGTCTGGCGATTGCAGGCAATCTGGAGGACCCCTTGATATTTCTGACCGGGACCGTAGGTTTGGCCGGAAGCGTCGCGATCTGGTGGTGCTACTTCCATGGCCTCGAACAGGAAATTCTGGAAAAGCTTGATTCTGTCGATGATCAGTTCCGGCCCGGCATTTTGGCGGGCAACACCTTGGTCATTTTACTGGCAGGCCTGATCCTGGTGGCGGTTGGTGATCAGCTCGTGATCAGCGATCCGGCCGTCCGCCCCGATCTGGCCACCGTTCTGTTTCTTTTTGGTGGGCCGGCTCTCTTCCTTGCCGGCCGGGGCTTTTTTATTCGACAGGTACTGGGCCAACGCCAACCATCTGATCTCGCCGGCATCGGAGCCTTGGTGCTGCTGGCAAATTTGAGCTTTCTCCTCCCGGCCTTCGTTGCCGCTATTGGGGCCGTTCTTCCCCTCATAGGCGTAGCAGTCTCCGACACCGTGAACCGCCGCCGCCGAACGCGACAGGGAGCCCCCTGA
- a CDS encoding helix-turn-helix transcriptional regulator — MSIHNENPTSFPTDDWGLEPLMDVHELAAYLGIPISTVYDWRVHGKGPAAYRFGKHLKFAISDVRAWIAQQREPTSEPRRPDRR, encoded by the coding sequence ATGAGCATCCACAACGAGAACCCAACCTCTTTTCCCACCGACGACTGGGGTCTGGAGCCCCTGATGGACGTCCACGAGCTGGCCGCCTACCTCGGCATCCCAATCTCCACCGTCTACGACTGGCGGGTGCACGGCAAAGGCCCCGCCGCGTACCGGTTCGGCAAGCACCTCAAGTTCGCCATCTCCGATGTGCGGGCCTGGATCGCCCAGCAGCGCGAACCCACCAGCGAGCCTAGGCGCCCCGATCGGCGGTGA
- a CDS encoding ROK family transcriptional regulator: MAEIQIKFNGFSAAALFQLLRDGQPRTKAELVTMTGLARSTIQLRIDTLLELGLIAPVNDAVSTGGRPSVQVALNPKARVVAAVAFGATQASLALTDLAGEILGRTSSKIIIADGPETCLGWMVRTIRSELAALRLKEADLIAIGIGLPGPVEHSTGRPSNPPIMPGWDDFDVPGFVNHHLKATVLVDNDVNIMALGEQKFAWPDIENLIFLKASTGIGSGIISSGVLQRGAEGIAGDIGHVQIARGQNVPCRCGNSGCLEAMAAGPALAQRLALAGVEYNGKSIAVLSDVVAATKAGELAAIQAVRQAGRDIGEVLTTCVSVLNPSVISIGGSLAFAGEHLLTGVREVVYSRSMPLATEHLTVAQSRAGADAGIIGASVMAIDYALSSASIDAMAAALESANK, from the coding sequence ATGGCCGAGATTCAAATCAAATTCAATGGCTTCAGTGCCGCAGCCCTTTTTCAGCTCTTACGAGATGGGCAGCCACGAACAAAGGCCGAATTGGTGACAATGACGGGCTTGGCTCGATCGACCATCCAGCTCCGCATCGACACTTTGCTCGAGCTGGGCCTCATTGCGCCTGTCAATGATGCTGTCTCTACCGGTGGTCGGCCCTCGGTCCAAGTGGCCCTCAACCCCAAAGCCCGTGTGGTTGCGGCCGTGGCCTTCGGGGCAACGCAGGCGAGCCTGGCTCTGACAGATCTTGCAGGCGAGATCCTTGGCCGAACATCGTCAAAAATCATCATTGCGGATGGTCCTGAAACATGCCTCGGCTGGATGGTTAGGACAATTCGCTCAGAACTGGCAGCTCTCCGCCTCAAAGAAGCAGATCTGATCGCCATCGGGATCGGTCTCCCCGGCCCCGTCGAGCACTCTACCGGCCGCCCTTCGAACCCACCGATCATGCCAGGGTGGGATGACTTTGATGTACCTGGCTTCGTTAATCACCATCTCAAAGCCACCGTCCTTGTCGATAACGACGTGAACATCATGGCGCTCGGCGAGCAGAAGTTCGCCTGGCCCGACATAGAGAACCTCATCTTCCTGAAGGCGTCCACGGGGATCGGCTCCGGAATTATCAGTAGCGGCGTCCTTCAACGGGGCGCCGAAGGTATCGCAGGAGATATCGGTCACGTGCAAATCGCCCGCGGCCAGAATGTGCCCTGTCGGTGCGGCAATAGCGGTTGTTTGGAGGCTATGGCCGCTGGACCAGCATTGGCTCAGCGACTAGCGCTCGCAGGGGTCGAGTACAACGGCAAATCCATCGCTGTCCTCAGCGACGTGGTGGCCGCCACGAAGGCTGGCGAATTGGCCGCTATTCAAGCAGTTCGACAGGCCGGCCGCGACATCGGTGAAGTCCTCACTACCTGCGTCAGCGTACTGAATCCCTCTGTCATCTCGATCGGGGGTTCCCTCGCATTCGCCGGGGAACATCTTCTTACCGGCGTTCGCGAAGTTGTCTACTCGCGCTCGATGCCGCTGGCCACGGAACATCTCACCGTGGCACAATCTCGGGCCGGTGCCGACGCCGGCATTATCGGCGCCAGTGTCATGGCAATCGATTACGCCCTCTCGTCCGCGAGCATTGATGCGATGGCTGCCGCGCTGGAGTCTGCAAACAAATAG
- a CDS encoding sugar phosphate isomerase/epimerase family protein — translation MKIGYSAITWGGVVGHPSGVTAVKDLFYRANGDTLEAISDIASAGYQGTEVFDGDLAEYADRPDVLIDALKKAKLELVAVYTGANFIYDDILEDELHKISQSAKLASEFGATRLVVGGGAKRARGEQPDDMAKLGRALDQVVEIAASFGLDCTYHPHLGTIVEGPDALERLMGLSTIKFCPDTAHLTAGGGNPVELIEKYGERLAHVHLKDYKYATGDFLPLGQGDIDFPGVIAAVRSAGYDSWLMVELDSYDGDPTDAAVISKRYLDDLLAH, via the coding sequence ATGAAGATTGGCTACTCGGCCATTACATGGGGCGGGGTCGTAGGGCATCCCTCCGGCGTCACGGCTGTGAAAGACCTCTTCTATCGTGCGAATGGCGATACCCTGGAGGCGATCTCTGACATCGCATCCGCTGGTTATCAGGGGACGGAGGTCTTCGATGGAGATCTCGCCGAATATGCGGATCGGCCAGACGTACTGATCGATGCTTTGAAGAAGGCCAAGCTTGAGCTTGTTGCCGTCTACACCGGCGCCAACTTCATTTATGACGACATCCTCGAAGATGAGCTTCACAAAATCTCCCAGTCGGCCAAGCTCGCCTCGGAATTCGGTGCCACCAGGTTGGTCGTGGGTGGGGGCGCCAAGCGCGCACGAGGCGAACAGCCAGACGACATGGCCAAGCTGGGTCGTGCCCTTGACCAGGTTGTGGAGATTGCCGCCTCCTTTGGGCTGGACTGCACCTACCATCCTCACCTCGGAACCATCGTTGAGGGGCCCGACGCCCTCGAACGGCTGATGGGTCTGTCCACAATCAAATTCTGCCCCGATACCGCCCACCTGACTGCCGGCGGTGGAAATCCGGTGGAACTGATCGAGAAATACGGTGAGCGTCTGGCCCACGTGCACCTCAAGGACTACAAATACGCCACCGGTGATTTTCTTCCGCTCGGACAGGGAGACATCGATTTTCCTGGCGTGATTGCAGCAGTTCGATCAGCCGGCTACGACAGCTGGCTCATGGTCGAACTGGATTCATATGACGGCGACCCCACCGATGCCGCCGTCATCAGCAAGCGGTACCTCGATGACCTTCTTGCCCACTAG
- a CDS encoding substrate-binding domain-containing protein has protein sequence MKKSIAALALGTALVLSLGACSTATTGTASTENADVSAQVDAALAGMSGQVLSVGPNGEAPADFDATTLTDDEVAKVKAGNFKVAIVMHYAGNDWSTAQVQGLESEFTRLGMEVVAVTDANFKPEQQVSDLETVLALKPDLIVSIPTDPVATASAYAQARDAGVKLVFMDNVPDGFVGGKDYVSIVSADNKGNGVVSAHLLAKALGGQGEIGLVFHDAEFFVTAQRYEGFKETIALYPDITIVEEKGIGGPDFAGDAQAATTALLTKYPNLAGIWGVWDVPAEGIMAAARESGRPDLKIATEDLGTNVAIALAKDELIVGLGAQRPYDQGVAEARLGAASLIGKADIPNFVALGALPVTHENVLESWKTVYQVEAPDSISSVYKK, from the coding sequence ATGAAGAAATCAATTGCAGCGCTTGCCCTCGGCACAGCGTTGGTGCTCAGTCTTGGAGCATGCTCAACAGCAACCACCGGAACCGCGAGCACGGAAAATGCTGATGTGTCGGCACAGGTAGACGCGGCACTGGCTGGAATGTCGGGACAGGTGCTGAGCGTTGGTCCGAACGGCGAAGCGCCCGCGGATTTCGATGCAACGACGCTGACCGATGACGAAGTTGCCAAGGTCAAGGCCGGGAACTTCAAGGTCGCGATTGTTATGCACTACGCCGGAAACGACTGGTCCACCGCACAGGTGCAAGGGCTCGAGTCAGAATTCACTCGCTTGGGCATGGAAGTCGTTGCGGTGACAGACGCCAACTTCAAGCCTGAGCAGCAAGTCTCTGACCTGGAGACCGTGCTCGCGCTGAAACCCGACCTGATCGTGTCTATTCCCACCGACCCGGTGGCAACCGCTTCCGCCTACGCTCAGGCTCGCGACGCCGGCGTGAAGCTCGTCTTCATGGACAATGTTCCTGATGGTTTTGTTGGCGGCAAAGACTACGTTTCCATTGTCTCCGCTGACAACAAAGGCAACGGTGTCGTATCAGCTCACCTTCTGGCCAAAGCTCTCGGCGGCCAGGGTGAGATCGGTCTCGTCTTCCACGACGCGGAGTTCTTCGTGACAGCCCAGCGCTACGAGGGTTTCAAAGAAACGATTGCCCTCTACCCCGACATCACCATTGTTGAAGAAAAGGGTATCGGCGGCCCCGACTTCGCCGGCGACGCGCAGGCAGCTACCACCGCCTTGCTGACCAAGTACCCGAACCTCGCCGGAATCTGGGGAGTTTGGGACGTTCCTGCCGAAGGCATCATGGCTGCTGCCCGTGAATCCGGTCGCCCGGATCTGAAGATTGCAACCGAAGACCTCGGGACCAACGTTGCTATTGCTCTGGCCAAGGACGAACTCATCGTCGGCCTGGGCGCTCAGCGCCCCTACGACCAGGGCGTCGCAGAGGCTCGTCTGGGCGCAGCTTCACTCATCGGCAAGGCGGACATTCCGAACTTCGTCGCCCTCGGCGCCCTCCCGGTGACGCACGAAAACGTCCTCGAATCGTGGAAGACGGTCTACCAGGTCGAAGCACCTGATTCGATCTCGAGCGTCTACAAGAAGTAA
- a CDS encoding Gfo/Idh/MocA family protein: MKKINVGLIGGGFMGKAHSLAYSAVPMFYWPTDIMPVKHSIAEATDDLASDAAARFGFQKSTSDWRSIIDDPEIDLVDIATPNNLHAEIAIAALEAGKHVICEKPLARTVEESARMYEASRGSDRVHMVAFNYRRTPAVALAKRYIDEGAIGRILNVRATYLQDWSADPESPLSWRFKKSIAGSGAVGDILTHVLDMARYLAGEITEVSSLTANIITERPLQQAGADSLGNSKADGGPMGPVDVEDEVLSLVKFASGAIGSVEATRNAWGRNNFITLEIHGSEGSIVFNYENRDELQVCFKSDVNDRRGFRTVYTGPNHPNGANLWPIPALGIGYGETKIIEAHDLFTAIAGGEPVRPDFGDGYQVALVDHAILTSAATGQWVKVPQLNRETGKVE; this comes from the coding sequence ATGAAGAAAATCAATGTTGGCCTCATCGGCGGCGGATTCATGGGTAAGGCCCACTCGCTGGCTTACTCTGCTGTCCCCATGTTTTACTGGCCCACCGACATCATGCCGGTCAAGCACAGCATCGCGGAGGCCACCGATGATCTGGCTTCGGACGCTGCGGCGCGCTTCGGTTTTCAGAAGTCCACAAGTGACTGGCGCTCCATCATCGATGATCCCGAGATTGACCTCGTTGACATCGCAACCCCCAATAATCTTCATGCGGAGATCGCCATCGCCGCTCTCGAAGCCGGTAAGCACGTCATCTGCGAGAAGCCTCTGGCCCGCACCGTAGAAGAATCAGCGAGAATGTACGAGGCCTCGCGCGGAAGCGATCGCGTGCACATGGTGGCCTTCAACTACCGCCGAACCCCCGCTGTCGCGCTGGCGAAACGTTATATTGACGAAGGCGCTATTGGGCGCATCCTGAATGTTCGTGCGACGTATCTGCAGGATTGGTCGGCCGACCCCGAGTCGCCCCTGTCGTGGCGTTTCAAGAAGTCAATTGCCGGTTCGGGTGCTGTGGGCGACATCCTGACCCACGTTCTCGACATGGCTCGTTACCTCGCCGGTGAGATCACCGAAGTAAGCAGTCTGACGGCCAACATCATCACGGAACGCCCCTTGCAGCAGGCTGGTGCCGACTCGCTCGGAAATTCCAAAGCTGATGGCGGACCGATGGGACCCGTTGATGTAGAAGACGAGGTCTTGTCGCTGGTGAAGTTCGCCAGCGGAGCCATCGGTTCCGTCGAAGCAACTCGCAATGCCTGGGGTCGCAACAACTTCATCACTCTCGAGATCCATGGTTCAGAGGGGTCCATCGTCTTCAACTATGAGAACCGGGACGAACTTCAGGTCTGTTTCAAGAGCGATGTAAACGACCGCCGCGGATTCCGCACTGTGTACACCGGCCCCAACCACCCCAATGGCGCCAACCTGTGGCCCATCCCGGCGTTGGGTATCGGTTACGGCGAAACGAAGATCATCGAAGCCCACGACCTTTTCACCGCTATTGCCGGTGGTGAACCTGTTCGCCCTGACTTCGGCGATGGCTACCAGGTTGCTTTGGTGGATCACGCCATTCTCACCTCGGCAGCGACCGGACAGTGGGTCAAGGTCCCTCAGCTCAACCGCGAGACCGGGAAGGTCGAATAA
- a CDS encoding sugar ABC transporter ATP-binding protein, producing MSTTPVLAVEMSGITKSFSGVPVLREVDFELAVGEVHALAGENGAGKSTLMKILQGVYQRDSGEVKVAGETASLTDTFAARAAGIGMVFQEFSLIPTLTVWENIFLTAEPMGKFGLINDALAREKARAIFVDMGVSVDVTSLLENMPTALWQLTEIAKALAQNARVLIMDEPTASLAKHETNALFELIERLQARGISIIYISHRMDEVYRVADRITVLRDGKNALTAKLSDVSPAQIVAAIVGREMSGIMAYEDRSARISTDAVMTVTGLASGKRLSDVTFNLHRGEILGLAGLMGSGRTELVNTLFGIDRASAGTITINGQTVSIRNPGHAISLGLALIPEDRRAQGLVLEHSVQENITLPLLDELKSGPLLRSSTIATRAQEIIGKFSIKVADQTMDVSRLSGGNQQKVVIGKWLGTDPDILMMDEPTAGVDIGTKKEILAMVRQIADDGKAVIIISSELPELLSVSDRILVLRDGEVARDLSRADIPSEEFLQLAVQGA from the coding sequence ATGTCCACGACTCCTGTGCTCGCAGTTGAGATGTCCGGCATCACCAAATCCTTCAGCGGAGTACCTGTTCTTCGCGAGGTCGATTTTGAACTGGCCGTTGGCGAAGTGCATGCTCTTGCCGGTGAAAATGGTGCGGGCAAGTCCACTCTCATGAAGATCCTGCAGGGCGTTTATCAGCGTGACAGCGGCGAGGTGAAGGTTGCGGGTGAGACAGCCTCTTTGACCGACACTTTCGCTGCGCGGGCAGCAGGCATCGGTATGGTTTTCCAGGAGTTCAGCCTGATCCCCACCCTCACCGTCTGGGAGAACATCTTCCTAACGGCTGAACCCATGGGCAAATTCGGTCTCATCAATGATGCCCTCGCCCGTGAGAAAGCGCGCGCCATTTTCGTGGACATGGGTGTCAGCGTCGACGTCACGAGTCTGCTCGAAAACATGCCCACAGCGCTCTGGCAGCTCACCGAAATCGCCAAAGCCTTGGCCCAGAACGCCCGTGTGCTCATCATGGATGAACCCACGGCATCGCTGGCCAAGCACGAGACGAATGCGCTCTTCGAACTCATCGAGCGACTCCAGGCCCGTGGAATCTCCATCATCTACATTTCACACCGAATGGATGAGGTGTACCGAGTTGCCGATCGCATTACCGTGCTTCGCGACGGCAAGAATGCTTTGACCGCAAAACTCTCCGATGTCTCTCCGGCGCAGATTGTCGCAGCCATTGTTGGACGAGAAATGTCCGGGATCATGGCCTACGAAGACCGCAGCGCAAGAATCAGCACGGATGCCGTGATGACGGTGACCGGTCTGGCTTCCGGCAAACGTCTGTCAGATGTCACTTTCAACCTGCACCGCGGAGAAATTCTCGGTCTGGCGGGTCTCATGGGCAGTGGCCGCACGGAACTGGTGAACACGCTATTCGGAATCGATCGGGCGTCCGCCGGAACGATCACGATCAATGGCCAGACCGTTTCCATTCGCAATCCAGGGCACGCGATCTCCCTCGGGCTCGCACTGATCCCCGAAGATCGCCGAGCTCAGGGCTTGGTGCTGGAGCACTCCGTGCAGGAGAACATCACCCTTCCCCTCCTCGACGAACTCAAGAGCGGGCCACTCCTGCGTTCTTCCACGATAGCCACCCGGGCACAAGAGATCATTGGCAAGTTTTCCATCAAGGTCGCCGACCAAACAATGGATGTCTCAAGGCTCTCGGGTGGAAACCAGCAGAAGGTCGTGATCGGAAAATGGCTCGGCACTGATCCAGACATCCTCATGATGGATGAGCCCACTGCTGGCGTAGACATCGGTACCAAGAAAGAGATCTTGGCCATGGTTCGCCAGATCGCCGACGACGGAAAGGCCGTCATCATCATTTCGTCCGAACTCCCGGAGCTGTTATCGGTGAGCGACCGCATCCTGGTTCTCCGAGATGGCGAAGTGGCTCGCGATCTTTCGCGGGCGGACATCCCATCTGAAGAATTCCTCCAACTCGCTGTACAAGGAGCATAA